From the genome of Xylocopilactobacillus apis:
CATCTTTAACAAGAGCTCTGGCAATTGCGAGACGCTGCTTTTGTCCGCCTGAGAAGTTATCTCCGCCTTGTTCGACAATGCCATCCAGTTGGCCCGGATGTTCTTTAATAAAATCGCTGGCTTGTGCAACATCTAAGGCATGCCAAAGTTCTTCGTCAGTAGCATTTTCGTTTCCAAAAAGCAGATTACTTCGAATAGTTCCTTTAAAAAGAACTGCTTTTTGAGGTACTAGGGAGACATGATCTTGGAGCGCATCAATATCTGCATCACGAACATCAATTCCATTAACTTTAATTGAACCATGAGTTGCATCAAAAATCCGAGGAATTAAGTTAATCATTGTGGTTTTACCTGATCCAGTTCCTCCGATAATTGCTAGTGTTTGTCCTTGTTTCATTTTTAGATCAACGCCGCTTAAAGCAGGAACTTTAGCCTTACCGTAATAGAAATCCACGTGATCAAATTGAAGTGAAAGATCTTTGCTGTTACTAGGAATTTCTTTTGGTTCAGCAGGTTCTTTTAATTCAGATTGTGAATCAAGAATTTCATTAATACGAACGGCAGAAGCCTGAGCTCTAGGCACTAAAAAGAAAACCATTGAAAGCATCATAAAGCTCATTAAGATTTGCATCGCATACGTAATAAATGCGACCAGATTACCAATCTGCATTTCCTGATTGGCAATTAAATGCGATGCCTGCCAGGTAATCCCGATGTTGGTTCCGCTCATCACAAGAGTCATAATTGGAAACATTAATGCAACAAGTGAAAATACTTTTCTAGCAGTCCCAGTATAATCTTTGTTCGCATCATCGAACCGATTTTGTTCGAAGTCATCTTGTCTAAAAGCTCGAATTACTCTAACCCCAGTTAAACCTTCACGAAAGACAAGGTTAATATTATCTGTTTTCTTTTGTAATGATTTAAAAAGAGGGGTTGCAAAATATAAGATTAATCCTACAAAAATAATTAAAATTGGAATTGAAACTAGAAAAACAGATGTTAATTTCGATTCTTTTTGATAGGCCATGACGCTTGCACCAACCAGCATAATTGGAGATTGGATCATCATTCTTAATGCCATCATTGTAACGTTTTGAATTTGGTTAACATCGTTAGTGGTTCTAGTGATTAAAGACGCAGTCCCGATTTTGTCGAATTCACTGCGGGACATATTAAGAACTTTGGAATAAATATCTGAACGAAGTTCTTTACCAAACCCTTGCGAAACACGAGCCGCACAGTATACGTTGCCAACAGCAGCAACAATAAATATTGCTGTTACTCCTAGCATCTTCATTCCAGCTTCAACGATATATCCAGTGTTGTTTTTAGCAATGCCGTTATTAATCATATCTGAGGTGTAGTTTGGCAGCATTAGAGTTGTCACTACCTGAACAATCATAAAAACAATTGACATTAACACCGGTAGAGATTTTACTCTTGATTTTGATAATTTGATCACACTTTTATCCTCCTAAGAACTTTAAGTACTACTAGTGATCTTTCATTTCTCTTAAAGTTGTTATTTTTTTATTTTTTGTCGTAAAAGTTTGACGCTTTTGCCTTGAACTTCAGCAACTAATTCATAATTAGGATCATTGTCAAATTTTCCGAAAAATAATTTAACTAACTCTCCTTCATTTTGAATATCACTTAGCCGCTGCATAATAAATGTTCTAATCGTGGTTCCGTCATTACAGCGGGATTCAATCACCTCGCTGGCTTTGGCAAGAGTATAGCCACTGTCAATGTAGTATTTAATCAAAATTACCCGCATCAAATTGTTAAGGTTATATCTCTTGTTTCCTCCATCTTGATGTTGAACAGGATGAACAAGTCCTTTTTTTTCCCAGTAGCGAAGCTGTGCACCGCTTGCTCCGGTAATTCGGATTGCTTCTCCAATGCCAATTGAAAGATCTAGGCTTTTAATAGTGTTGACTAATTGATCCATCTACCTCCCCCATATAGTTATTACATTATCTATTTTCTTTATCATATTATGTGATAAAAAAATTATATTTCATATCATACCACAAGTTTAAAAATAGAAAACAATTTTATATATTTTTCTATTTGAATACAAAAATTAAGATGCGATTTTTCGCCCATTTAACAAATATTAGTTTTAAATGATTGCTAGTAATGACAAAAGCGGTTTTAATATAGATAGGTAAAATTTAAACAACGGAGGCTTTTAAATGACAGAGCCAATACATAATTATTCTGAAATCGGTAAGTTGAAAACAGTAATGTTGAAACGGCCGGGGCAGGAACTAGAAAATTTCACGCCCGAAATGTTAAAACGATTATTATTTGACGATATTCCATACCTACAAAATGCTCAAAAAGAACACGATATGTTTGCTCAAAAATTAGAAAAAAACGGGGTTGAAGTTTTATATCTCGAGAATCTCTCAGCAGAAGCCTTAGATGCAGGAGGTAATGAGGCAAAAAATTATTTTCTTGAAGAAATGTTAAAAGAGTCTGGCTACTCTATAGGTACTACTCATGATGCATTAAAAGAATATCTTTACCAGATGTCGACAGCTAAGATGGTTAATAAGATTATGAGTGGAGTTAGAAAAAATGAACTCGACTTTAATCCTCGTGATTTAGCAAGTTTGTCTGAAGATCCAGATTACGAATTTTATTTAGATCCAATGCCAAGTTTATACTTTACGCGGGATACCTCAGCTTGTATTGGTAATGGGGTAAGTATTAATCATATGGCTTATCCTGCTCGTCAACGGGAATCTTTATTTAATGAAATAATTATGAAATATCACCCCGGTTTTCTAATAAAGGGATTCCTATTTGGCGTGATCGCAACCACAATACGCGCATTGAAGGTGGGGATGAATTGGTATTAAATAATCACATAATGGCAATCGGACTTTCCCAAAGAACATCAGCAGCGGCAATTGAAGATATTTCTAAAAGCTTGTTTGCTGCCGGACAATATGACACGGTGATTGCGGTTAAAATTCCTCACAATCACGCAATGATGCATCTCGATACAGTATTTACAATGATTAATTATGATCAATTTACAATTCATCCGGGAATTTTAGACAGTAACGGGAAAATTGATACGTGGACGCTGACTCCTGGAAAGTCAGATGATCAGATTCAGATCAGGCACGAAGATGACTTACAAAAAGTATTGAAATTAGAGCTTGAGTTAAGTGAACTTGATCTTATACCAACAGGTAATGGAGACCCAATTGTTGCTGGCCGTGAACAGTGGAACGATGGATCTAATACTCTAGCAATTGCCCCAGGAATAGTAGTAACGTATGATCGCAATTATGTCTCTAACGAACTGTTAAGAGAACACGGACTCAAAGTTTTAGAAATTAAGTCAGGTGAATTATCTCGGGGCCGTGGGGGACCTCGTTGTATGAGCTGTCCAATAGTACGAGAAGATATTTGTTGATAATTTTAAAAAAAGGCGGTTCAAAGGGATCCTGAATAATTGCGTCCTATCAAAATAAAAACTAACAATTAATAGTTCTTTTCCTTTGTAAGCGGAAGCATTATAATTAAATCGTATTTTATTTCTTAGAATAGGAGAGAAATTTTGGAAAATTCAGCGACAAAAAGTTCTCAGAAGACGCTTCGTGTGAAAGTACAAAATTTTGGTAGTTTTCTCTCTAGCATGGTAATGCCTAATATTGGGGCATTTATTGCTTGGGGATTGATTACTGCTATTTTTTTGTATCCTAAAGGATGGTTTCCTAATGAGAAAATAGCATCATTAATCGGGCCAATGAAAGTTTATCTTTTGCCGATGCTTTTATCATATACCGGAGGTCAGTTAGTTGATGATACACGGGGAGCGGTTACTGCGATAATCGCTACCATGGGATTAATCATTGGGGGCGGGGTTGCAGCCAATGGTGCTTTAGATAATGCAACTCCAATGTTTATCGGAGCCATGGTAATGGGTCCGTTTGCCGGATGGTGTATTAAAAAATTCGATAATTTAGTTGATGGCAAAATTAAAAGCGGATTTGAAATGTTGGTAAACAACTTTTCAATTGGTATTATCGGGATGATTTTAGCAATATTGGGGTTTTATGCGATTGCCCCGGTAATGAATGCCATTACTAACGTTTTAAAGGATGGAATTGATTGGTTAATTAATCGAAATTTAATTCCGTTAATGAATATTATTATTGAACCTGCGAAAGTTTTATTTTTAAATAATGCGATTAATCAGGGTATTATGACGCCGATTGGAATTCAACAAGCATCAGGTGCAGCTGGAAAGTCAATTTTATTTCTGTTAGAACCTGATCCTGGTCCAGGCTTAGGAATCTTACTTGCCTATGCGTTATTTGGTAAAGGAGAGGCTAAAGCGAGTGCTCCTTCAGCAATCATCATTCACTTCTTAGGGGGAATTCATGAAATTTATTTCCCATATATTTTAATGAAACCCATTTTAATTCTTGCAACAATTGCGGGAGGAGTTACAGGTACTTTAACGTTTAGTCTTTTACATGTCGGCTTGCAGGCACCGCCTTCACCTGGTTCCATTATTTCAATCTTTATGATGTCTACCAAGAGTCCAGCTAATTATATTGGAATTGTTATTGGTGTAACTTTGGCGACACTTGTGTCATTTTTGATTTCGGCTGTCATTCTAAAAAGGGATAAATCAGTTACGCAAGATTTAACATCTGCTTCTGCTGCAATGAATCAGATGAAGAATCAGGGCACTACTAATGATGAAATTTCTGAAGATGCAGTTGAGCCAGGAGAATATAAAGATGTTGATAAAATTATTTTTGCCTGTGATGCTGGAATGGGATCTTCTGCAATGGGGGCTTCTCTTTTAAGAGACAAAGTTAAAAAAGCAGGATTAAATCTATCAGTTACTAATGTTGCAATTAGTAAATTAAAAGATGAGCCAGGATTATTAGTAGTAACACAAAATGAGTTAGCAGAGAGAGCAGCTGAAAAAGCTCCTCATGCTTTAAGAATCGCAGTTGACAACTTTTTAAACAGTCCTAAGTATGAAGAAATAATTATGAATCTCAAACTTAGAGATCAAGTAGAACCAGATAATTCGAAGGTTCAAAAAGTTGAGCCTCAAGTAAATGCTGAGGTTGAAGATTTATCCACTATTAAGCCGGATAAAATTAAACAAGTCATCTTTATTCGTCACGATCAACATGTTGGTACATCTACAATGGCTAGATCTTTATTGAAAGATAAGCTAAATGCTGCTGATAAGAAAACTGGTGTTGTTTCTGTAGCAATTCAGGATATTGATGATGTCGATTCTAATCTTGCTATTGTTACTAAGACAGCTTTATCAAATGTGAAGTCACGCTACTCTAATATTCAGATCTTAGCAGTAGATGATTTAATCAATACTAATGTTTATGATGATTTAGTTGAAAAGTTACAGTAGGAGATAACATGAGTTCAAGTTTAAATATTGATGAAAATTTAATTCTTTTGGATCAGCATGCTGCGACCAAAGAACAAGCAATCAGGATGGCCGGAGATCTTTTGGTAAAAAATGATTACGTTGAAGCACCTTATGTGGATTCAATGCTTGAAAGAAATAAAGACGTTTCGGTTTATATGGGAAATTTTATTGCAATTCCTCATGGAACCGAAGATGGAAAGCAGTATATTAAAAAAACAGGAATTTCGATTGTACAGTTACCTTTTGGAGTTGATTTTAGTGATGATAGCAGTGTCGAAAAAGTAGTAACTGTTGTTTTTGGAATTGCCGGGTTGAACGACGAACATTTGGAATTGCTTCAAAAGATTGCGATATTTTGTAGTGATCTTAATAATGTTGTTAAACTAGCAGATGCTCAAAGTAAAAAGGAAATTGTAGAAATGTTAAAGGGAGTAGAATAATTTTGAAAAAAGCTGTTCATTTTGGAGCTGGAAATATTGGAAGAGGTTTTGTTGGCGAAATTCTTTCAGAAAACAATTTTTCAATTAATTTTGTAGATGTAAATGATAGTCTAATAGATGCATTAAGTTCACGTAAATCTTATGAAATTGAATTGGCTGATGAATCTCATAAACATGTTGTGGTTGAAAATGTTTCTGGAATTAATAACGCTAAAGACCCGCAGAAAGTAATTGATACTATTGTTGAAGCAGATGTAATAACAACAGCAATTGGGCCAAAAATCTTACCAATTATTGCACCGTTAATCGCACAGGGGTTAGATGAAAGACTCAAAACAAACAAAAATCCAATCGATGTTATTGCTTGTGAAAATATGATTGGTGCTTCTCAGTCTTTAAAAGATGATGTTTATAAATCCTTAAAAAATCAAGGTGATGCCGACCAATATGTCGGGTTCCCTAACGCAGCTGTTGATCGAATTGTACCTGCTCAAAATCACGATGATCTTTTGATGGTAACTGTTGAACCATTCCATGAATGGGTCGTTGATGCTTCTCAAATGAAAAACTCTGATCTTAAATTAGAGGGAGTTCATTATGTACCAGATTTGGAGCCATATATAGAAAGAAAACTATTCACAGTTAACACTGGGCATGCAACAATTGCTTATATGGGACATTATTTAGGTTATCAAGATATTAAGACAGCGATCTCTGATGAGAAAGTTTTAGCCCAGCTCCATGCGGTTCTTGCTGAAACCGGCGGACTTTTGATTAAGAAATGGAAGTTTGATGGATCAGAACTAGAAAGTTATCAAGATGAAGTTGTTGGGAGATTTATGAATCCTGATCTTTCTGATGCCATTTCTAGAATCGCTCGAACTCCAATTAGAAAATTAGGTTATAACGAAAGATTTATTCGACCAATTAGAGAAACTGATAAATTTGATTTACCGAATGAACACTTGATTGATACAGTTGGGATGCTTTTGCATTATAGTGAACCAAGTGATGAAGAGGCGGTTGAATTACGTAAAGAGTTAGATAATGCTCATGATTTAAATGCCACAATTGAAAAATTGACTGGACTTTCGTCAGGAGATCTTGTTGACAAGATAAGAAAATCTTACGAGAAGTACTCTAAGTAGTATTAAAAATTTTGTTTTAGTATCCTTAAAGTTGAGACAGCTTTAAGGATATTTTTTTAACGAAAAAAAATCACATATAAATGTGATTTCTGGTATGAAATATAGTCAAATATTGTTTTTATTTAAAATCAATTTGAAAGTACAATTCTTTGCTTTCATTTGATTTTAAGATTGTATTTCCATCCTTTTGATACCAATCAATCGGGTCATTAGATGCGATGTCCGGAAGACCTGCGAAAGGTTCAATACAGATAAATGGGGCCTTTTGATGTTCGGGGCTCCATAAATTCATATATGGAAAGTTGCCCAAATCTACAGTTACACTTCGCGGATGATTCGAAGACTTCATTTCAGCTTTCTTAATTTCCGTATTATCGATCAGTACTAATCCATCATCTAAAAGTTCATGAGTAAGAGGGATTAGATTACCTTTAACTCCTTTTAGATCTTCAATTTTTCCATTACGGAAAGGGACAGGGCCGGTACCAAATTTTCTTAAATTGCCGTTTAAAGGATCAACTGTCATTTCGTAATCATCGAAACTTCCATCATCTCGTTCAACAACATTGAAGGCCGGATGAAAACCTAGCGCAAAAGGCATTTCTTTTTCATCGTTATTAGTAACATTACTTTGAACTAATAGGCCATAATCATTTAATTTATAAGTAACAGATAAGGTAAATTTAAAAGGATAGATTTTTAAAGATGATTCATTTTCATTTAAGACAAGAGTAACTTCACTATCTTGTTTATCTAATACATCCCAAGTGTTGTCTCTGGCAAACCCATGCTGCATCATTGGATACACTTGGTCTTTTAATTTATATTTGTTGTCATTAGATCTGCCGATTGCTGGAAAGAGAATTGGGAAATGACGCTGCCAATATTCTTTATTCTTATCAGTCCAGATATATTCATAGTTGTCAGCGCTTTTATTTTGGACTGATTGTACTTCGGCCCCCAGTTCACTAATCTTGACGCGAAAGTTTTTATTTTCAATGGTAATCATTATTAAACTCCTAATTCTAAAAAATAAAAGCTGATCCCTAAAGGATCAACTTTTAAATTAAATAGTTATTTTAATTAGTCAGCTTGTTCAACTCGGTTAGTCCATGGAGTAGCTGTTTCAGCTAAAACTTTGTTTAAGCTGTCAATGTTAGCTTTACCTTCAGTTTCTAACCATTTTTGACCAGCAGCTTCGCCATCTTTAGCAAATGGTTCGATTCCTGGTTTCCATGTTGCACGGCCACAAAGAACACCATTAAATTCAGAGCCAGCTTCCTTAGCGAATTGTAATTCTTTTAAGAATAATTCGTTAGTAACACCTGCTGAAAGGAAGATAAATGGTAAATCTGTTGCATCTGATTGTTCCTTATAGTATTTCTTAGCTTCGTCTTGTGAGTAAACAACTTCGTTGTCACCATTGAATCCTTCTACAAATTTCTGGTTAACAGGAACTTCAAGTTTTAAAACAGAAATGTTGTAGCGAGGTTTGCTGAATTCACGAGTAGCTTCGATAACTTTGTGAGGCTTAACTTTAGCGAATTCTGCCTCAGATGCTGAATCATTCTTGCCATCATAAGTTACGATTTCAAAGAATAATGGTAGACCATTTTCTTTAGCTTCAGCACCAACGCGTTCTACAAAAGCTTTCTTACGATCATTGATTGAATCTGGTTCATCAACATCATAGTAAAGTAAGAATTTAACAGCATCGCCGCCTTCTTCTTTAATTCTAAGGGCACTTTGATCATCAATTAAGTCAGGGAAACGTCCTGGTTCAGTAGCATCATAACCAGTCTTCTCATAAGATAATAATAAACCAGAATCACTAGAACGAACTTTACTTGCTGGTAAACCATACTCTGGATCTAACAAAATTGCGCTTGCATATTTAGTTAATTCAGCTGAAACAGCTTTTTTGAAATCAACAATTGTTGTTTCATCTGCTGGTTTGTTAGCTGCTGCTGCGAGCATCTTTTGTAAGGATCCACGCTGGTCAATAGCTAAAGCTGAGATAACATTATTGCTATCTGATAAATTTTTAAGATGTTTAATCTGATCTGCTGTAAGTTTTACAGACATTTAAAAAATACCTCCTCAGGACTTTCCATTAATAAATATTTCCGTATCTATCATACCAGTTATTTTACAAAAAGGTAGAAAAAACTAGTTATAGTAAGCGGATTCATTAAAAATTTAAACTTTTAATTAATAATTGATGCTTTAGAAGTAATTCAAAGTTTATAAATGTTTTTTTGAAAAATGATTTTTTTCATAATTTATGAACTTTTTGGCTTAAATGTTACACTATGAAGTTGAGAAGAATAATAAACAGCACATTTATGTATGAAAATATTTTAAATGTATAATTGTGATAGTGATAGTTTTTGGAAGGAAGTGTCAATGACGACTTTTTTAGAAATGTCTCATATTCGTAAAGTCTATGGAGATAAAGTGGCGGTTAATGATTTTAATCTTAATGTGGATAAGGGTGAGTTTATTTGTTTTATCGGAACATCCGGCTCTGGTAAGACAACAACGATGAGAATGATTAATCGAATGAATGTTCCAAGTTCAGGTACGATTAAAATTAATGGTCAAGATATCACAAAAATGGATCCAGTAAAATTGCGGCGTCAAATTGGATATGTGATCCAAAATATTGGATTGCTTCCTCATATGACGATTAAAGAAAATATTTTACTTGTTCCCAAGATGCTTAAGTGGAATCAGACTCAAATGGATAAAAGAGCGGTTGAAATGATCAAGATGGCCGAACTGCCAGAAGAATTTTTACAACGTTATCCAGGAGAACTATCTGGCGGACAGCAGCAAAGAATTGGGGTTGTTCGAGCCTTAGCTGCTGATCAAGAACTTATTTTAATGGATGAACCATTTGGCGCTTTGGATCCGATCACCCGTGAAGCATTGCAGGATTTGGTTAAAGATCTTCAGCAACGTTTGGGGAAAACCTTTATTTTTGTTACTCATGATATGGATGAAGCACTAAAACTATCAAATAGAATTGTTGTTATGTCCTATGGTGATCAAGTGCAAGTCGATACACCAGATAATATTCTTCGCCATCCGGCAAATAAATTTGTAGCCGATCTAATTGGCGAGGAACGATTAATTCAAGCGAGACCGACAGTTACGACTGTTGGTCAAATTTCTAAGAAGGCAATTTCAATAAAGGATAGCGCTAGTCTTCGAGAAGCCCTCAGCCTCATGCATAAAACTAGAGTTGATACACTTTTAGTTACAGACGGTAGAGGAGTTCTGCAAGGATACCTTGATTTAGAAACAATTAATAGTCAATATAATAAGAAAGATCGCGTTAGCGATATCATGAATAAGAATGCTTTTTATGTTCGAAAAGACTCTGTTATTTCAGATACTGTTGATCGAATCTTAAAAAGAGGTTACCGAAACGTTCCAGTTGTTGATGATGACGGCGTTTTAACGGGAATTGTTACTCGAGCATCTTTAGTAGATATGGTATATGATGCGCTTTGGAGCGGAAACGAAAATGACGAAACAAGCGATAAAACTAATACCTCCCAAATTGGGGTAACGAGTCCTCACCATGATGCTAGTGCCCCTAAAGAGGCAAAAGAGGAAGCAGTGAAAAATGGTTGAGTTTTTATCTGAATATGGCGGTCAGTTATTTCAAGAAATTCTGCAGCATCTTTATATTTCAGCTATTTCGTTAGGATTAGGCATCATAGTAGCGGTTCCTTTAGGAATTCTTTTGACGAGAGCTAAAAAAATTGCGGGTTTAGTAATTAGTTTGACTAGTGTTTTGCAGACAATTCCGGCAATGGCGCTTTTGGCAATGATGATTCCGCTTTTTGGAATTGGAATGACCCCGGCAATTGTTGCGTTATTTATTTATTCGTTGATGCCAATTCTTAGAAATACATACATTGGATTGACGGGAGTGGATCCGAACCTGCTTGACGTTGCTAAAGGAATGGGAATGAATAATTGGCAGTCAATTTGGAATGTCGAACTTCCCCAAGCAGCTGGGGTTATTATGTCAGGGATAAGGCTTTCAGGAACGTATGTAATTGCTTGGACTGCTTTAGCATCATATATTGGAGCCGGGGCCTTGGAGATATGATTTTTAACGGGTTAAATCTCTACCGCAGCGACTTGATTTTAGGTGGCTCAATTCCGGCAATCATTCTTGCTTTAGTAGTTGATTGGCTTTTAGGCAAAA
Proteins encoded in this window:
- a CDS encoding tagatose 1,6-diphosphate aldolase — protein: MSVKLTADQIKHLKNLSDSNNVISALAIDQRGSLQKMLAAAANKPADETTIVDFKKAVSAELTKYASAILLDPEYGLPASKVRSSDSGLLLSYEKTGYDATEPGRFPDLIDDQSALRIKEEGGDAVKFLLYYDVDEPDSINDRKKAFVERVGAEAKENGLPLFFEIVTYDGKNDSASEAEFAKVKPHKVIEATREFSKPRYNISVLKLEVPVNQKFVEGFNGDNEVVYSQDEAKKYYKEQSDATDLPFIFLSAGVTNELFLKELQFAKEAGSEFNGVLCGRATWKPGIEPFAKDGEAAGQKWLETEGKANIDSLNKVLAETATPWTNRVEQAD
- a CDS encoding ABC transporter ATP-binding protein, with the protein product MIKLSKSRVKSLPVLMSIVFMIVQVVTTLMLPNYTSDMINNGIAKNNTGYIVEAGMKMLGVTAIFIVAAVGNVYCAARVSQGFGKELRSDIYSKVLNMSRSEFDKIGTASLITRTTNDVNQIQNVTMMALRMMIQSPIMLVGASVMAYQKESKLTSVFLVSIPILIIFVGLILYFATPLFKSLQKKTDNINLVFREGLTGVRVIRAFRQDDFEQNRFDDANKDYTGTARKVFSLVALMFPIMTLVMSGTNIGITWQASHLIANQEMQIGNLVAFITYAMQILMSFMMLSMVFFLVPRAQASAVRINEILDSQSELKEPAEPKEIPSNSKDLSLQFDHVDFYYGKAKVPALSGVDLKMKQGQTLAIIGGTGSGKTTMINLIPRIFDATHGSIKVNGIDVRDADIDALQDHVSLVPQKAVLFKGTIRSNLLFGNENATDEELWHALDVAQASDFIKEHPGQLDGIVEQGGDNFSGGQKQRLAIARALVKDADIYIFDDSFSALDFKTDSLLRAALKNDQRIKDKIIVIVGQRVSTVASADQIVVLDDGKMVGIGTHQELKQNNEVYQDIVNSQIKEGDQK
- a CDS encoding betaine/proline/choline family ABC transporter ATP-binding protein (Members of the family are the ATP-binding subunit of ABC transporters for substrates such as betaine, L-proline or other amino acids, choline, carnitine, etc. The substrate specificity is best determined from the substrate-binding subunit, rather than this subunit, as it interacts with the permease subunit and not with substrate directly.) encodes the protein MTTFLEMSHIRKVYGDKVAVNDFNLNVDKGEFICFIGTSGSGKTTTMRMINRMNVPSSGTIKINGQDITKMDPVKLRRQIGYVIQNIGLLPHMTIKENILLVPKMLKWNQTQMDKRAVEMIKMAELPEEFLQRYPGELSGGQQQRIGVVRALAADQELILMDEPFGALDPITREALQDLVKDLQQRLGKTFIFVTHDMDEALKLSNRIVVMSYGDQVQVDTPDNILRHPANKFVADLIGEERLIQARPTVTTVGQISKKAISIKDSASLREALSLMHKTRVDTLLVTDGRGVLQGYLDLETINSQYNKKDRVSDIMNKNAFYVRKDSVISDTVDRILKRGYRNVPVVDDDGVLTGIVTRASLVDMVYDALWSGNENDETSDKTNTSQIGVTSPHHDASAPKEAKEEAVKNG
- a CDS encoding MerR family transcriptional regulator; this encodes MDQLVNTIKSLDLSIGIGEAIRITGASGAQLRYWEKKGLVHPVQHQDGGNKRYNLNNLMRVILIKYYIDSGYTLAKASEVIESRCNDGTTIRTFIMQRLSDIQNEGELVKLFFGKFDNDPNYELVAEVQGKSVKLLRQKIKK
- a CDS encoding PTS sugar transporter subunit IIA, producing the protein MSSSLNIDENLILLDQHAATKEQAIRMAGDLLVKNDYVEAPYVDSMLERNKDVSVYMGNFIAIPHGTEDGKQYIKKTGISIVQLPFGVDFSDDSSVEKVVTVVFGIAGLNDEHLELLQKIAIFCSDLNNVVKLADAQSKKEIVEMLKGVE
- a CDS encoding PTS mannitol transporter subunit IICB; the protein is MENSATKSSQKTLRVKVQNFGSFLSSMVMPNIGAFIAWGLITAIFLYPKGWFPNEKIASLIGPMKVYLLPMLLSYTGGQLVDDTRGAVTAIIATMGLIIGGGVAANGALDNATPMFIGAMVMGPFAGWCIKKFDNLVDGKIKSGFEMLVNNFSIGIIGMILAILGFYAIAPVMNAITNVLKDGIDWLINRNLIPLMNIIIEPAKVLFLNNAINQGIMTPIGIQQASGAAGKSILFLLEPDPGPGLGILLAYALFGKGEAKASAPSAIIIHFLGGIHEIYFPYILMKPILILATIAGGVTGTLTFSLLHVGLQAPPSPGSIISIFMMSTKSPANYIGIVIGVTLATLVSFLISAVILKRDKSVTQDLTSASAAMNQMKNQGTTNDEISEDAVEPGEYKDVDKIIFACDAGMGSSAMGASLLRDKVKKAGLNLSVTNVAISKLKDEPGLLVVTQNELAERAAEKAPHALRIAVDNFLNSPKYEEIIMNLKLRDQVEPDNSKVQKVEPQVNAEVEDLSTIKPDKIKQVIFIRHDQHVGTSTMARSLLKDKLNAADKKTGVVSVAIQDIDDVDSNLAIVTKTALSNVKSRYSNIQILAVDDLINTNVYDDLVEKLQ
- a CDS encoding aldose 1-epimerase family protein, giving the protein MITIENKNFRVKISELGAEVQSVQNKSADNYEYIWTDKNKEYWQRHFPILFPAIGRSNDNKYKLKDQVYPMMQHGFARDNTWDVLDKQDSEVTLVLNENESSLKIYPFKFTLSVTYKLNDYGLLVQSNVTNNDEKEMPFALGFHPAFNVVERDDGSFDDYEMTVDPLNGNLRKFGTGPVPFRNGKIEDLKGVKGNLIPLTHELLDDGLVLIDNTEIKKAEMKSSNHPRSVTVDLGNFPYMNLWSPEHQKAPFICIEPFAGLPDIASNDPIDWYQKDGNTILKSNESKELYFQIDFK
- a CDS encoding mannitol-1-phosphate 5-dehydrogenase; this translates as MKKAVHFGAGNIGRGFVGEILSENNFSINFVDVNDSLIDALSSRKSYEIELADESHKHVVVENVSGINNAKDPQKVIDTIVEADVITTAIGPKILPIIAPLIAQGLDERLKTNKNPIDVIACENMIGASQSLKDDVYKSLKNQGDADQYVGFPNAAVDRIVPAQNHDDLLMVTVEPFHEWVVDASQMKNSDLKLEGVHYVPDLEPYIERKLFTVNTGHATIAYMGHYLGYQDIKTAISDEKVLAQLHAVLAETGGLLIKKWKFDGSELESYQDEVVGRFMNPDLSDAISRIARTPIRKLGYNERFIRPIRETDKFDLPNEHLIDTVGMLLHYSEPSDEEAVELRKELDNAHDLNATIEKLTGLSSGDLVDKIRKSYEKYSK